One genomic segment of candidate division KSB1 bacterium includes these proteins:
- a CDS encoding ATP-binding protein: protein MPVVQTIRDKCKRCYSCVRNCPARAIKIVEGQAEVIKERCIGCGNCVLVCAQKAKRIESGIEHTRELLANGRLVYALLAPSFPAAFPDHRPGQLVAALKKLGFAKVVEVAVGADMIASEYARLFRQSSMTTIISTPCPAIVEFIQKYHPALLLHMAPIVSPMIATGRAIKAKYDPDSHLVFIGPCIAKKKEKVDPKVGGVIDEVLTYQELKEMLNEAGIDLAAEEESSFDPPHPRVGRIFPVSGGLLRTAALEADVLDNDIIVTEGPERVIEILDKVEEGKVEARFLDLLFCRGCIAGPKMDNELSVFIRKDIVARYARNRLAELDAASSERQYQELRSVPLSRGLTSDNQLRPVPSEAQIREILAKITKVRPEDELNCGACGYNSCREKAVAVFQGLAELEMCLPYLIDRLERMNREIIEAQERLIRSARLASMGELAAGVAHEINNPLAGVLTYLKLIQKKLSADQVPRDDLAKLRQYLQTMEHETIRCSDIVRNLLEFARPSEPSITPLAVEEIVKKSLFLVRHQIALQNINIVERYEEGLPPLMADGKQMQQVLLNLIINAAQAMPEGGELRISARRANDHDEHVLIEIEDTGVGIPPENLPRIFDPFFTTKVNQKGTGLGLSVVSSIVAKHGGRIDVQSTVGKGTTFRLFMPTKSGVETRGVEVT from the coding sequence ATGCCGGTCGTCCAGACAATTCGTGACAAGTGCAAGCGCTGCTACTCCTGTGTGCGCAATTGCCCCGCGCGTGCCATCAAGATCGTCGAGGGCCAGGCTGAGGTCATCAAGGAGCGGTGCATCGGCTGCGGCAACTGCGTCCTCGTGTGCGCGCAGAAGGCTAAGAGGATCGAGAGCGGCATTGAACACACGCGCGAGCTTCTGGCCAACGGCCGTTTGGTCTACGCGCTGCTGGCGCCTTCGTTCCCGGCGGCTTTTCCTGATCATCGGCCAGGGCAATTGGTCGCGGCCCTCAAGAAGTTGGGTTTCGCAAAGGTCGTCGAAGTGGCAGTCGGCGCGGACATGATTGCCAGCGAGTACGCGCGTCTGTTCCGGCAGAGCTCGATGACTACCATTATCAGCACGCCCTGTCCGGCTATTGTCGAGTTCATCCAGAAGTACCACCCGGCGCTTCTTCTGCACATGGCGCCCATTGTCTCTCCCATGATTGCGACGGGCCGGGCAATCAAGGCCAAGTACGATCCGGACAGCCATCTGGTGTTCATCGGCCCGTGCATTGCCAAGAAGAAAGAAAAGGTGGATCCCAAAGTAGGCGGGGTCATCGACGAGGTGCTGACCTATCAAGAACTCAAGGAGATGCTGAACGAGGCGGGCATCGACTTGGCGGCCGAGGAGGAGAGCAGCTTCGATCCCCCGCATCCGCGGGTGGGCCGTATTTTCCCGGTCTCGGGCGGCTTGCTGAGGACTGCGGCCCTCGAAGCGGATGTCTTGGACAACGACATCATCGTCACCGAAGGGCCAGAGCGCGTGATCGAGATTCTGGACAAGGTGGAGGAGGGCAAGGTAGAGGCGCGCTTTCTGGACCTCCTGTTCTGTCGTGGCTGCATTGCCGGCCCCAAGATGGATAACGAGCTCTCCGTGTTCATTCGCAAAGACATCGTCGCCCGATACGCGCGCAATCGTCTGGCAGAGTTGGATGCGGCCTCCAGCGAAAGGCAATACCAAGAGCTGCGCTCCGTGCCGCTGAGTCGCGGCTTGACCAGCGACAACCAGCTCCGCCCGGTGCCCAGCGAAGCGCAGATCAGGGAGATCCTGGCCAAAATCACCAAAGTTCGACCGGAAGACGAGTTGAACTGCGGCGCGTGCGGCTACAATAGCTGCCGGGAAAAGGCCGTCGCCGTGTTCCAGGGGTTGGCCGAGCTGGAGATGTGTTTGCCGTACCTGATTGACAGGCTGGAGAGAATGAACCGCGAGATCATCGAAGCCCAGGAGCGGTTGATTCGCTCGGCGCGCTTGGCTTCGATGGGCGAGTTAGCTGCGGGCGTGGCGCACGAGATCAACAATCCCCTGGCAGGGGTATTGACCTACCTGAAGTTGATCCAAAAGAAGCTCTCTGCGGACCAGGTGCCGCGGGATGACCTGGCCAAGTTGCGCCAGTACTTGCAAACCATGGAGCACGAGACCATTCGTTGCTCGGACATCGTGAGAAACCTGCTGGAGTTTGCCCGGCCCAGCGAGCCCTCGATCACGCCCTTGGCCGTGGAAGAGATCGTCAAGAAGAGCCTGTTCTTGGTTCGGCACCAGATTGCCCTGCAGAATATCAACATCGTCGAGCGCTATGAGGAAGGGCTTCCCCCCCTCATGGCCGATGGCAAACAGATGCAACAGGTGCTGCTGAACCTGATCATCAACGCTGCCCAGGCGATGCCTGAAGGCGGCGAGTTGCGCATCTCCGCACGCCGGGCAAATGACCATGACGAGCATGTGCTCATCGAGATTGAGGACACAGGTGTGGGGATACCGCCGGAAAACTTGCCGCGGATTTTTGACCCATTTTTCACCACCAAGGTGAACCAGAAGGGAACCGGGCTTGGACTGTCGGTGGTGTCGAGCATTGTGGCCAAGCACGGCGGGCGCATTGATGTGCAGAGCACCGTGGGCAAGGGAACCACCTTCAGGCTGTTCATGCCGACCAAGAGCGGAGTGGAAACCCGAGGTGTGGAAGTCACCTGA
- a CDS encoding NADH-quinone oxidoreductase subunit B family protein, translated as MLRKLCLKAFPKALWVYHTNASACNGCDIEIINVLTPYYDAERFGIKLVGSPRHADVLLVTGSVNRQIAPSLRRLYDATPNPKLVFAIGSCACGGDVFYDSYNIYGGVGKVIPVDFYVPGCPPRPEAILYGVAVALGLAPKKVARKVLTDFPSLEELDIPMIGSK; from the coding sequence ATGTTGCGCAAACTTTGTCTGAAAGCGTTCCCCAAGGCGTTGTGGGTTTATCACACCAATGCCTCGGCATGCAACGGCTGTGACATTGAGATTATCAACGTGCTCACGCCGTACTATGACGCCGAGCGCTTCGGCATCAAGTTGGTGGGGTCGCCGCGGCACGCCGATGTCCTGCTGGTGACCGGCTCGGTGAATCGCCAGATTGCCCCTTCTTTGCGGCGATTGTACGACGCCACCCCGAATCCGAAATTGGTGTTCGCCATAGGCTCTTGCGCCTGCGGCGGTGACGTGTTCTATGATAGTTACAACATCTACGGTGGTGTAGGTAAGGTAATCCCCGTGGACTTCTACGTGCCCGGTTGTCCCCCGCGGCCAGAGGCGATTCTCTACGGCGTGGCGGTGGCGCTGGGACTGGCCCCGAAAAAGGTCGCACGCAAGGTACTCACCGACTTTCCCAGCCTCGAGGAGCTGGATATCCCGATGATCGGCAGCAAGTGA